AGTGTACGCCGACGAGGGCAGGTGCGGCTGCCGTGCGGAGGTCAGGGGGAACGAGCGGCCGGGGTCGGCTGTGGAAGCGAACGGGGGGCCGAGGAAAGGTCTCGCATAGGGACTGGCGAGCGCTCGCGTCCCGCCGACGAGGGGCCGCCGCGCGGCCCACGAAGGGAGCGGGCGGCCGAGAGGCCGCCCGCTCGCGCTCGCTAAGGCTAGGAGATCAGGGGAGGCTGGCCGGCAGGCCGTTGCTCCTCACGCCGCCGACGACGACGAACACGAAGCCGGAGCCGGCGCGCTCGGGGGCCACGAACTCGATGCGCGTGGGCGACCACATGGTCACCTCGGCCTGCACGCCGCCCTCGCCGTTCATGTTCGCGCCCACCAGGACGTAGGAGTCGTCGGCCTCGCCGCCGAAGCCGTCGCCGAAGTAGCGGCCCTGCAGCACGACGGTCCCGCCCGGTTCGTTCGGCACCGTCACGGAGATGAGCGTGGGCATCACGTCGTTGCGGACGGTGGCTTGCGGTGCGCAGGCGCTCACGGCCAGGGCCACTAGGCCGATGGTCAACCAGGCGAGACGCTTCACTATGTCCTCCTAAGCGCAGAGGGTATGAACGCCCTCGCTGCGGGTCAATGCATTGTTTCATAGCCCCGTACGGGCGTGCCGCGCCCCGCGGGGCTCACGGCGAGGGCAGCGGCGCTGTCCTCGGGCGCCCGCGAGCGCCGACGCGGGCGAGGGCGGCCGGCGGGGGCGGCGGCGTTACCATACCCGTCGGCATGCCGGAGGACGTGACCGTCGACCCACGCGCGCTCGCCGACGAGGTGAGGGACGTCGTCGCCGCCAGGCGCCTGGCGGCGGTGCGCGGCCTCCTCGCCGACCTCACCGTGCACGACGTGGCGGAGGTGTTCCGCCACCTCGACCACGACGTCGAGGCCGTCGCGTTCCGCGTCCTGCCCCGCGAGCTGGCGCGCCAGGTGTTCGAGTACCTCGAGATCGACGACCAGGAGGCGCTCATGCGGAGCATGGCGGAGAGCGAGGTCGCCGAGGTGCTCAACGGCATGTCGCCCGACGACCGCACGGCCCTGCTCGAGGAGCTGCCCGGCGCGGTCACGAAGCGCCTGCTCAACCTCCTCGACGAGCGCGAGCGCCGCGTGGCCAAGCAGCTCCTCGGCTACCCGGAGGAGTCGATCGGCCGCCTGATGACCCCGGACTACGTGGCCGTGAAGCCGCACTGGACGGTCGCCCGCGCCCTCGAGCACGTGCGGGTCTACGGCAAGGACTCGGAGACGCTGAACGTCGTCTACGTCACCGGGCCAGGCGGCGTGCTCGTCGACGACCTGCGCATGCGCGAGCTGCTGCTGGTCGACCCGGAGACGCGGATCTCCGACCTGATGGACCAGCGCTTCGTCGCGCTGCGGGCCTCCGACGACCAGGAGGTCGCCGTCGCCGAGTTCCGCAAGCTCGACCGCTCGGCGCTGCCCGTCACCGACAGCCAGGGCGTCCTGGTGGGGATCGTCACCGTCGACGACGTGCTCGACGTGGCCGCCGAGGAGGCCACAGAGGACATCCAGATGCTCGGCGGCGTGTCCGCGCTCGACGAGCCCTACCTGAAGACGTCGCTGGGCGGGATCATCAGGAAGCGCGCCTTCTGGCTGGTGCTCTTGTTCCTCGGCCAGACGCTCACGGCCACGGCCATGGGGCTGTTCGAGTCGGAGATCGCCGACGCGGTCGTGCTGGCGCTGTTCCTGCCGCTGATCATCTCCTCGGGGGGCAACTCGGGCTCGCAGGCCGCGGCCCTGGTCACGCGCGCGATGGCCCTCGGCGAGGTGACGGTGCGCGACTGGTGGCGCATCGCTCGACGCGAGCTCGTCGCCGGCCTGACGCTCGGCGTGCTCCTCGGCGGGCTCGGCTTCCTGCGCGTGGCGATATGGGGCGCGCTCCTCGACGCCTACGGGCCGCTGTGGCCGCTGATCGGGCTCGTCGTCTTCCTGGCGCTGGTGGGCGTCGTGATGTGGGGCTCCCTCGTCGGGTCGCTGCTGCCCATCTTCCTCAAGCGT
Above is a genomic segment from Trueperaceae bacterium containing:
- the mgtE gene encoding magnesium transporter, which produces MPEDVTVDPRALADEVRDVVAARRLAAVRGLLADLTVHDVAEVFRHLDHDVEAVAFRVLPRELARQVFEYLEIDDQEALMRSMAESEVAEVLNGMSPDDRTALLEELPGAVTKRLLNLLDERERRVAKQLLGYPEESIGRLMTPDYVAVKPHWTVARALEHVRVYGKDSETLNVVYVTGPGGVLVDDLRMRELLLVDPETRISDLMDQRFVALRASDDQEVAVAEFRKLDRSALPVTDSQGVLVGIVTVDDVLDVAAEEATEDIQMLGGVSALDEPYLKTSLGGIIRKRAFWLVLLFLGQTLTATAMGLFESEIADAVVLALFLPLIISSGGNSGSQAAALVTRAMALGEVTVRDWWRIARRELVAGLTLGVLLGGLGFLRVAIWGALLDAYGPLWPLIGLVVFLALVGVVMWGSLVGSLLPIFLKRLGADPAASSTPFVATIVDVVGIVVFFFIAKAVLTGTLL